Proteins found in one Thermoanaerobacter uzonensis DSM 18761 genomic segment:
- the splB gene encoding spore photoproduct lyase, with protein sequence MFIPKRIIFEKNAMNYKIGHNIYNFFKDKKEVEIIEMKGNRIKGHIPGDNLRDYYKEGKNTLVVGVKKKIDFQSCKPSANYQLPLLSGCAGQCQYCYLNTNLSERPYIKVNVNIDDIFIWANGYIEARKPEMTVFEGSATSDPVPVEPYTNILKSAIEFFSKSEKGRFRFVTKFTDIDTLLDIEHNGHTEVRFSLNTEKIINEYEKKTPSLDKRLEASRKIIESGYPMGFLIAPVFLYDSWKKDYKELLLKIKESIPEKTAYPITFEIISHRYTAKAKSTISEIFPENTLPMNDEERVCKVGQFGYKKFVYKNNEIYEMKEFFTNEIKSIFPDNIIKYII encoded by the coding sequence ATGTTTATTCCTAAGCGCATCATTTTTGAAAAGAATGCAATGAACTATAAAATAGGACATAACATATACAATTTTTTTAAAGACAAAAAAGAAGTTGAGATTATAGAAATGAAAGGGAATAGGATAAAAGGACATATACCAGGAGACAATCTACGAGATTACTATAAAGAAGGGAAAAATACTTTAGTTGTGGGTGTCAAGAAAAAGATAGACTTTCAATCTTGTAAGCCATCGGCTAATTATCAGCTACCTCTGCTATCTGGATGTGCAGGTCAATGCCAATATTGCTATCTTAATACAAATTTAAGCGAGAGACCATACATAAAGGTCAATGTTAACATAGATGACATATTTATTTGGGCAAATGGTTATATTGAAGCAAGGAAACCGGAAATGACAGTCTTTGAAGGTTCGGCAACGTCAGATCCAGTGCCAGTAGAACCATATACAAACATTTTAAAATCCGCGATAGAATTTTTTAGCAAAAGTGAAAAGGGGAGGTTTAGATTTGTAACAAAGTTTACGGACATAGATACACTACTTGATATTGAACATAATGGTCATACAGAGGTGAGATTCAGTTTAAATACCGAAAAAATCATAAACGAATATGAGAAAAAGACTCCGTCACTAGATAAAAGGTTGGAAGCCAGCAGGAAAATAATTGAATCAGGCTATCCTATGGGTTTTTTGATCGCACCTGTTTTTTTATACGATAGTTGGAAAAAAGATTATAAGGAACTATTATTAAAAATAAAAGAAAGTATACCTGAAAAAACTGCATATCCAATAACATTTGAAATTATTTCACATAGATACACAGCAAAAGCAAAAAGTACTATATCAGAGATTTTTCCTGAAAATACACTACCTATGAATGATGAAGAAAGGGTCTGTAAAGTCGGTCAATTTGGATACAAAAAATTTGTGTACAAAAATAATGAGATATATGAAATGAAGGAATTTTTTACGAATGAAATAAAGTCAATATTTCCTGACAATATAATCAAATATATAATATGA
- the larC2 gene encoding nickel pincer cofactor biosynthesis protein LarC2, with protein MILETNIDDMNPEFYQYLFEKLFGNGALDVFLTPIIMKKQRPGTLITVICEKENANKLKEIIFKETSTFGIRYYEVLRHKLDRDFSIVETTYGKIRVKKGYLDGKLIKAYPEYEDVKAVAEKTSNSISDIYRNVMRHIDLLFFKD; from the coding sequence ATGATTTTAGAGACTAATATAGATGATATGAATCCGGAGTTTTATCAGTATCTATTTGAAAAACTTTTTGGAAATGGAGCATTGGATGTGTTTTTAACTCCTATTATCATGAAAAAGCAAAGGCCGGGTACTCTCATTACTGTAATTTGTGAGAAAGAAAATGCTAATAAATTAAAGGAGATAATTTTTAAAGAAACTTCTACTTTTGGCATAAGGTATTATGAAGTTTTAAGGCATAAACTGGATAGGGATTTTTCAATTGTGGAAACTACTTACGGGAAAATAAGAGTTAAAAAGGGATATTTAGATGGAAAACTTATTAAAGCGTATCCTGAGTATGAAGATGTAAAAGCCGTTGCTGAAAAAACTAGCAATTCAATTAGTGATATTTACCGGAATGTGATGAGACACATTGATTTGCTATTTTTTAAAGATTGA
- a CDS encoding biotin transporter BioY produces the protein MIKTKDMILASLFAAITFIMGFVKIPLPFSPVPITGQTFAVMLAGGLLNPTSAFLSLFIFDLLGAIGIPVFSGLRGGLNVLVGPTGGYILSWPFAAFLISLTLKNKKANFINIFISYLLFAIIFVYILGVTQLSFVTGIPFKKAILVGALPFIPGDLIKAFIASYLTLKLKPVIKSNEKRQG, from the coding sequence ATGATAAAAACTAAAGACATGATTTTAGCTTCTCTTTTTGCTGCTATTACTTTTATAATGGGCTTTGTAAAAATCCCCTTACCTTTTTCTCCAGTACCTATCACAGGACAGACTTTCGCAGTAATGTTAGCTGGAGGACTTTTAAATCCTACATCAGCATTTTTAAGCCTTTTTATTTTTGACCTTTTAGGTGCAATTGGAATACCTGTATTTTCTGGACTTAGGGGGGGGTTAAATGTTTTAGTAGGACCTACAGGAGGATATATTTTAAGTTGGCCTTTTGCGGCTTTTTTAATTTCTTTGACTCTAAAAAATAAAAAAGCAAATTTTATTAATATTTTTATAAGCTATCTTTTATTTGCAATAATTTTTGTTTATATTTTAGGAGTAACTCAGCTCTCTTTTGTTACAGGAATACCATTTAAAAAAGCCATTTTAGTCGGGGCACTTCCTTTTATACCTGGCGACTTAATCAAAGCATTTATCGCTTCCTATCTCACTTTAAAATTAAAACCTGTTATAAAATCTAATGAAAAAAGGCAAGGTTGA
- a CDS encoding 4Fe-4S binding protein, which translates to MISKIESYKYLSAELLMAMFFWIVFTGRGYCYYCPLGTVLGLISKIAGQKITTNNSKCIQCGKCSETCPMSIDIKSAAFYGKDVVDIRCVGCGHCVDACPTKTLSYTTKVLSILKKRAEKASIMHT; encoded by the coding sequence GTGATAAGTAAGATAGAATCGTATAAGTATCTTTCTGCCGAACTTCTGATGGCTATGTTTTTTTGGATTGTGTTTACAGGAAGAGGATATTGCTATTATTGCCCATTGGGTACAGTTTTGGGATTGATAAGTAAAATTGCTGGGCAAAAAATCACTACAAATAATTCAAAATGTATCCAATGTGGCAAATGTAGCGAAACATGTCCTATGAGTATAGACATAAAAAGTGCAGCATTTTACGGTAAAGATGTTGTTGATATAAGATGTGTAGGCTGTGGTCATTGTGTTGATGCATGTCCTACAAAAACATTATCTTATACAACGAAAGTTTTAAGTATATTAAAAAAGAGAGCCGAGAAAGCATCAATTATGCATACTTGA
- a CDS encoding YckD family protein encodes MKRNKWLIVLAVVLALTIPLTVFAANTNFPVTERVKSFLGIDTSKLTPEQKQIITDYNKKIADLEKEFINKLLSEGLITEQQADNIIKNIDSKVSKANQDNVPFFIGGGRGFDKEFFGIGRIDISKLTDQQKAALTEIYKQMAALQKDVVNKLTSEGLLTQDQASKITSKIDNIVANIDKNGFINFKGLFEGKDGLGFILREVDPSKLTEQQKTELMNYFKQMAQLQKQLVDKFVSFGVITQDQGNTIKNRIDTMVKNMEQNGLPQGFFKHFEGRRGDFKGKWQNKNWQTNTAPQGYSNSL; translated from the coding sequence ATGAAGAGAAACAAATGGTTAATAGTTTTAGCAGTTGTATTAGCTTTAACAATTCCTTTGACAGTTTTCGCAGCAAATACTAATTTCCCAGTCACAGAAAGAGTGAAAAGCTTCTTAGGAATTGACACATCAAAGCTTACACCAGAGCAAAAGCAAATAATTACAGATTACAACAAAAAAATAGCTGACCTTGAAAAAGAGTTTATAAACAAACTCTTATCAGAAGGGCTTATAACGGAGCAGCAGGCAGATAATATAATTAAAAACATTGATAGCAAAGTTTCTAAAGCAAATCAAGACAATGTTCCCTTCTTTATTGGTGGCGGAAGAGGATTTGACAAAGAATTTTTTGGGATAGGCCGAATTGATATTTCAAAGCTCACGGACCAGCAAAAAGCAGCTTTAACAGAAATATATAAACAAATGGCAGCACTACAAAAAGATGTAGTAAATAAGTTAACATCAGAAGGGTTATTGACTCAAGACCAAGCAAGCAAAATCACAAGCAAAATAGATAATATTGTAGCTAATATAGACAAAAATGGATTTATCAATTTTAAAGGCCTATTTGAAGGAAAAGATGGATTAGGGTTTATCTTAAGAGAAGTTGATCCTTCCAAACTTACAGAACAGCAAAAAACAGAGTTGATGAATTATTTCAAACAAATGGCGCAATTACAAAAACAATTAGTTGATAAATTTGTAAGCTTTGGAGTTATTACTCAGGACCAAGGCAATACGATTAAAAATAGAATTGATACAATGGTGAAAAATATGGAACAAAACGGATTGCCTCAAGGATTTTTCAAGCATTTTGAAGGAAGAAGAGGAGATTTTAAAGGTAAATGGCAAAATAAAAATTGGCAAACCAATACTGCTCCTCAAGGATATAGTAACTCTCTCTAA
- a CDS encoding response regulator transcription factor gives MQKVLVIEDEEGMRDILKTYLENNGYEVLVAENGKIGLEYFNNNKDISIILLDIMLPDISGWSLLKTIREKSKVPVMMITARGEEYDKLLGFELGADDYVVKPFSPKEVIARVKAILSRTYGASEEDGKTEYEGISINVSSREVTVDGEKIDLTPKEFDLLKLLIDNKGKVVSREKCLNEVWGYDFYGDLRTVDTHIKQLREKLGKKRKLIKTVWGIGYKLDGE, from the coding sequence ATGCAAAAAGTTTTAGTAATTGAAGACGAAGAAGGAATGAGAGATATTTTAAAAACTTATTTAGAAAATAATGGATATGAAGTATTGGTAGCTGAAAATGGCAAAATAGGGCTTGAATATTTTAATAATAATAAAGATATAAGCATAATCCTTTTAGATATAATGCTTCCAGATATAAGTGGTTGGAGCCTTTTAAAAACAATTAGAGAAAAGTCAAAAGTGCCTGTAATGATGATAACAGCAAGAGGAGAAGAATATGATAAACTTCTAGGATTTGAATTAGGAGCAGATGATTACGTTGTAAAACCTTTTAGCCCTAAAGAAGTAATCGCTCGCGTTAAAGCAATTTTGTCAAGAACTTATGGAGCTTCAGAAGAAGATGGGAAAACAGAATATGAAGGAATTTCTATAAATGTAAGTTCTAGAGAAGTCACTGTTGATGGAGAAAAAATTGACCTTACGCCAAAAGAATTTGACCTTTTAAAGCTCTTAATAGATAATAAAGGAAAAGTTGTATCCCGCGAAAAGTGCCTTAATGAAGTATGGGGATATGATTTTTATGGAGATTTAAGAACAGTTGATACCCATATAAAACAGTTGAGAGAAAAATTAGGAAAAAAGCGTAAACTCATAAAAACAGTATGGGGAATAGGTTACAAATTGGATGGTGAATAA
- a CDS encoding sensor histidine kinase yields MKGIQKKFFISYLLIGGIILSLFWLTQVVFINKIYSYYKINQLKNYSEKIVEAINNNDEMLLSELIDKSSARVIAISQNEILIVGSKGYGKGLGIPETLLHPAKNLKVVKYEHPFLHIEYLSIIRPFLYHGKPATLIMSIPIAAINDSVNLFKQVFWWIFVITLIAILFISVYMSKKFTRPIQILKNAAHQIASGNLNVKINYKEEDELGDLAKSMNTMVKQLSITDKFRKDLIANISHDLKTPLGLIRGYSEMLLDYYGDDKEKREKYLNIVIKETERMSKLVDDVLQLSKLQSGMVEIKEEPIDLEKLIFETLDIFEIQILEKNIEVKLDNLKLKVIADREMIKRAIINIISNAIASMENSGILTITAEPRDKEILIKISDTGCGIPQKDLEHIFDRYYKGNKSGTGLGLAIVKEILTLHGSKYGIESKEKIGTTFYFTLKAG; encoded by the coding sequence TTGAAAGGAATACAAAAGAAATTTTTTATCTCTTATCTTTTGATTGGAGGCATTATATTATCACTGTTTTGGTTGACACAGGTAGTTTTTATTAATAAGATATACTCTTATTACAAAATAAACCAGCTCAAAAATTACAGTGAAAAAATTGTTGAAGCAATAAATAACAATGATGAAATGCTTTTGAGTGAACTCATTGATAAGTCTAGTGCTCGAGTTATTGCAATTTCCCAAAATGAGATACTAATTGTTGGAAGTAAAGGATACGGAAAAGGTTTGGGAATACCTGAAACACTTTTACATCCTGCAAAAAATTTAAAAGTTGTAAAATACGAACACCCTTTTTTGCATATTGAATATCTATCAATTATAAGACCTTTTCTGTATCATGGAAAACCAGCTACTCTCATCATGAGCATACCTATTGCTGCAATAAACGATTCTGTCAATCTTTTTAAACAAGTTTTTTGGTGGATTTTTGTCATCACACTAATTGCCATATTATTTATATCCGTCTATATGTCAAAAAAATTTACTCGCCCTATACAAATACTAAAAAACGCTGCTCATCAAATCGCTTCTGGAAATTTAAATGTTAAAATAAATTACAAAGAAGAAGATGAATTAGGAGACCTTGCAAAATCCATGAACACAATGGTAAAGCAGCTGTCTATTACAGATAAATTTAGAAAAGATCTGATTGCAAATATAAGCCATGACTTAAAAACACCTCTTGGCCTTATACGAGGATATTCTGAAATGCTTTTAGACTACTATGGAGATGACAAAGAAAAGCGAGAAAAATATTTAAATATCGTAATCAAAGAAACTGAAAGAATGTCAAAATTGGTAGACGACGTGTTACAGCTTTCTAAACTTCAATCAGGAATGGTAGAAATAAAAGAAGAACCTATAGATTTAGAAAAACTTATATTTGAAACTTTGGATATATTTGAAATTCAAATTTTGGAAAAAAATATAGAAGTAAAGCTTGACAATCTTAAACTTAAAGTAATAGCGGATAGGGAAATGATAAAACGGGCAATTATAAATATAATAAGCAATGCTATAGCAAGTATGGAAAATAGCGGAATTCTTACTATAACTGCAGAGCCTCGAGATAAAGAAATTTTAATAAAAATATCAGATACGGGATGCGGCATACCCCAAAAAGATTTAGAACACATCTTTGACAGGTATTACAAAGGAAATAAATCAGGGACAGGGCTTGGCCTTGCAATAGTAAAAGAAATATTGACATTGCACGGCAGCAAATATGGAATAGAAAGCAAAGAAAAAATAGGTACTACTTTTTATTTCACACTAAAAGCGGGTTAA
- a CDS encoding DUF2680 domain-containing protein, giving the protein MNFKKVVAVVLTGGMLLSGIAAYAAITGDTASSSTPRQYSTTAPRYGMSRNADFLAKLTGKTADEILSELQSGKTIVQIAEENGITLDNLKKALIEQKEGLIDQLVKEGKITQERADTIKKTIEDRINSWDGTCQYGKASGAGLGLGLGKNYNGNTGIGLGTGFGAKGAHKGAGYRGNFGPTVQQ; this is encoded by the coding sequence ATGAATTTCAAAAAGGTAGTAGCAGTAGTACTTACAGGAGGTATGCTTTTAAGTGGAATAGCTGCTTATGCAGCCATAACTGGTGATACAGCTAGTTCTTCAACGCCACGTCAATATTCTACGACAGCACCAAGATACGGAATGAGTAGAAATGCAGATTTTCTCGCAAAATTGACTGGCAAGACAGCAGATGAAATTTTAAGTGAACTTCAATCAGGGAAAACAATAGTTCAGATTGCAGAAGAAAATGGCATAACACTTGATAATCTGAAAAAAGCTTTAATTGAACAAAAAGAGGGGTTAATAGACCAATTAGTTAAAGAGGGTAAAATAACTCAGGAGAGAGCTGACACAATCAAAAAAACCATTGAAGACAGGATAAATTCATGGGATGGAACCTGTCAATATGGTAAAGCTTCAGGTGCTGGCTTAGGTCTTGGACTTGGGAAAAATTATAATGGCAATACAGGTATAGGCTTGGGAACAGGTTTTGGTGCTAAAGGAGCGCATAAAGGAGCAGGCTATAGAGGAAACTTTGGACCAACTGTTCAGCAGTAA